From the genome of Sphingobacterium kitahiroshimense, one region includes:
- a CDS encoding citrate synthase has translation MSETASIILNGSSYEFPVITGTENEKAVDISKLRDQSGYITLDPGFKNTGAAKSAVTFLDGETGILRYRGYPIEQLAEKSTFLEVAYLLIYGDLPTKAVLEQFRTDIKSQMMIHEDMKNFFAGFPSKSHPMGQLSCLVGALSAFYPESLDPNPTPEEEDKTIINLLAKMPTIVSWIQKKSLGHPVVYPKTNLGYIDNFLNMIFGEVNQDKTFDPVVIDAMHKLLILHADHEQNCSTSTVRIVGSSNANLYASISAGINALWGPLHGGANQAVIEMLEAIKNDGGDAEKYLAKAKDKNDPFRLMGFGHRVYKNFDPRAKIIKKACDDILEKLGVNDPVLDIAKKLEEAALNDQYFIDRKLYPNVDFYSGIIYRALGFNSEMFTVLFALGRLPGWIAQWKEMRENKEPIGRPRQVYTGPTERDYVEITQR, from the coding sequence ATGTCTGAAACAGCATCTATTATTTTAAATGGTTCGTCATACGAATTTCCAGTTATTACTGGTACAGAAAACGAAAAAGCAGTTGACATCTCAAAATTGAGAGATCAATCTGGATATATTACATTAGATCCAGGTTTTAAAAACACTGGTGCAGCAAAAAGTGCTGTCACTTTCCTTGATGGTGAGACAGGTATTTTAAGATACCGTGGCTACCCTATCGAACAATTAGCTGAAAAATCAACTTTCTTGGAAGTTGCTTATTTATTGATATACGGAGACCTTCCAACAAAAGCAGTTTTAGAACAATTCAGAACGGACATCAAATCACAGATGATGATTCATGAAGACATGAAAAACTTCTTTGCAGGCTTTCCTTCAAAATCCCATCCAATGGGACAATTATCTTGTCTAGTTGGAGCTTTATCAGCATTTTACCCTGAATCTTTAGATCCAAATCCAACACCTGAAGAAGAAGACAAAACAATTATCAATTTATTGGCTAAAATGCCTACGATTGTTTCTTGGATTCAAAAGAAATCTTTAGGTCATCCAGTTGTATATCCTAAAACTAATTTAGGTTATATCGACAACTTCTTAAATATGATCTTTGGTGAAGTCAATCAGGATAAAACTTTTGATCCTGTTGTGATTGATGCAATGCATAAATTATTGATTTTGCATGCTGACCACGAACAGAACTGTTCGACTTCTACAGTACGTATTGTAGGTTCATCAAACGCAAATTTATATGCTTCTATTTCTGCTGGTATCAATGCCCTTTGGGGACCGTTACATGGTGGAGCAAACCAAGCTGTAATTGAAATGCTTGAAGCGATCAAAAATGATGGCGGAGATGCTGAAAAATATTTAGCGAAAGCAAAAGATAAAAATGATCCTTTCCGTTTGATGGGATTCGGTCACCGTGTCTATAAAAACTTCGATCCTCGTGCTAAAATCATTAAAAAAGCATGTGATGATATCTTAGAAAAATTAGGTGTTAATGATCCTGTTTTAGATATCGCTAAAAAATTAGAAGAAGCGGCATTAAATGATCAATACTTCATCGATAGAAAATTATATCCAAATGTTGATTTCTACTCAGGTATTATTTACCGTGCATTAGGATTCAACTCGGAAATGTTTACCGTATTATTTGCTTTAGGTCGTCTTCCGGGATGGATTGCACAATGGAAAGAAATGCGTGAAAACAAAGAACCTATCGGTCGTCCAAGACAAGTATATACTGGTCCGACGGAACGTGATTATGTTGAAATAACACAACGTTAA
- a CDS encoding molybdate ABC transporter substrate-binding protein, whose translation MQKLTKTILALLLGTSCSYAQDHQFHPPWNTPPESAVNFTIPGIDNIPDLYGEIENPQLVIFFAGNQFMVIDDLIKTFKKEHPQYERIFVETLPPGILAKQIQGGSLTIGNLKITHTPDIYTAGQRRITEMADYFDQTIAYATNKLTLMVPKGNPKNIKSLKDLKRKDVRISMPNPAWEGVGEQIKTAYRKVGGEELVHTIMEDKVADKSTYLTKIHHRESPLRILEGQADVAPVWYSEAFFQKMINHPVESITIPDNENITAKYMAGKLKKSKNKQAASDFMAYLQSDSAKNIYKKYGFQVD comes from the coding sequence ATGCAAAAACTCACTAAAACTATACTTGCTTTGTTACTTGGAACTTCATGTTCCTATGCACAAGATCATCAATTTCATCCTCCTTGGAATACCCCTCCTGAATCTGCTGTTAATTTTACGATCCCTGGAATTGACAACATCCCTGATCTTTATGGTGAAATTGAAAATCCACAATTGGTTATTTTCTTTGCCGGAAACCAGTTTATGGTTATCGATGATCTTATCAAAACTTTCAAGAAAGAACATCCACAGTACGAGCGCATATTTGTCGAAACATTACCTCCGGGAATACTGGCAAAACAAATTCAAGGTGGATCACTAACAATCGGTAATTTGAAGATTACGCACACGCCAGATATTTACACTGCGGGTCAAAGACGGATCACAGAGATGGCTGACTATTTTGATCAGACTATTGCTTATGCAACCAACAAACTTACCTTAATGGTTCCAAAGGGTAATCCGAAAAACATCAAATCCTTGAAGGATTTAAAACGTAAGGATGTTCGTATCAGCATGCCGAATCCAGCTTGGGAAGGTGTTGGCGAGCAGATAAAAACCGCTTATCGCAAAGTTGGTGGAGAAGAACTCGTACATACCATTATGGAAGACAAGGTTGCAGATAAATCTACTTATCTCACTAAAATACATCATCGAGAGAGTCCACTTCGAATATTAGAAGGTCAAGCCGATGTTGCTCCAGTATGGTACTCAGAGGCATTTTTTCAAAAAATGATCAATCATCCGGTAGAAAGTATTACCATTCCGGATAATGAAAACATTACGGCGAAATATATGGCTGGTAAATTGAAAAAATCTAAAAATAAACAAGCTGCTAGTGATTTTATGGCTTACCTCCAATCAGATTCTGCAAAAAACATTTATAAAAAATATGGTTTTCAGGTAGATTAA
- a CDS encoding DsrE family protein, with protein MNKTIMIMILAICSMGKLAAQTQEEALVKNASFQGAVAEKKSYHAIYQLDSNDPKTIEKAIRNINNVLDDPRLKGKLTLELIAFSGGTEAFLKSTSKYEEQFKKLIARGVQVAQCTNSLKERNLTKEQLFDFIGYVPSGNGELVIRAHQGWTIVKP; from the coding sequence ATGAATAAAACAATTATGATTATGATCCTTGCTATCTGTAGCATGGGTAAATTAGCGGCACAAACGCAAGAGGAAGCATTGGTGAAAAATGCGTCATTTCAAGGAGCTGTTGCTGAAAAAAAATCGTATCATGCGATCTACCAATTGGATAGCAATGATCCAAAAACAATTGAGAAAGCAATTCGCAACATCAACAATGTGTTGGACGATCCACGATTAAAAGGAAAATTAACGCTTGAACTGATTGCTTTTTCTGGTGGTACTGAGGCATTTTTAAAAAGTACTTCTAAATATGAAGAACAGTTCAAAAAACTAATCGCAAGAGGGGTCCAAGTAGCACAATGTACCAACTCGTTAAAAGAACGTAATCTGACCAAGGAACAACTGTTTGATTTCATCGGTTATGTTCCCAGCGGTAATGGTGAATTGGTGATCAGAGCTCATCAAGGCTGGACAATTGTTAAACCATAA
- a CDS encoding c-type cytochrome has translation MEEDIKKIRRSSNTIIIVTSILLCFIVLSAYMTNALAHKSPDKESEQSEIINHVDQLKLTPYADNAEDKMASYGEKLIRETYNYFYEKDGSKIGNHLACTNCHLNGGTKSFAAPYVGLTGVFPIYIGREDKVESLEERINGCFERSMNGKAIDVNSTEMRAIVTYIKHISKDTPIGKRITGQGFVKVTIPERAADQKNGATVFQQHCQSCHGTNGKGQKLAGTKGYQYPPLWGNDSYNDGAGMARMLTAMKFIKANMPLGATHDSPILTDEQAFDVAAYINSFSRPIKANKENDYPNLAKKPKDSPYPPYNDEISAIQHKFGPFNF, from the coding sequence ATGGAAGAGGATATTAAAAAAATTAGGAGGAGCAGCAATACCATTATTATCGTGACGAGCATATTATTATGCTTCATTGTTTTATCTGCTTATATGACAAATGCTTTAGCGCATAAATCTCCTGATAAAGAGTCTGAACAGAGCGAAATAATTAACCATGTTGATCAATTAAAACTGACACCTTATGCTGACAATGCCGAAGATAAAATGGCAAGCTATGGTGAAAAACTGATAAGGGAGACTTACAACTATTTTTATGAAAAAGATGGAAGTAAAATTGGTAATCATCTGGCCTGCACCAATTGCCACCTCAATGGCGGAACAAAATCATTTGCGGCTCCCTATGTTGGGCTTACAGGTGTTTTCCCGATTTACATTGGCAGAGAAGATAAAGTGGAATCACTAGAAGAGCGTATCAACGGTTGTTTTGAACGTAGCATGAACGGAAAAGCTATTGATGTGAACAGTACCGAAATGAGGGCAATTGTTACCTATATTAAACATATCAGTAAAGATACGCCAATTGGAAAGCGAATTACTGGGCAGGGATTTGTCAAAGTGACCATTCCGGAAAGAGCTGCCGATCAAAAGAATGGAGCTACTGTCTTTCAACAGCATTGCCAAAGTTGCCATGGTACAAATGGAAAAGGCCAAAAACTTGCTGGAACTAAAGGATATCAATATCCACCTCTATGGGGAAATGATTCCTACAATGATGGTGCAGGAATGGCACGTATGTTAACTGCAATGAAATTTATCAAAGCAAATATGCCTTTAGGTGCTACTCACGACAGTCCAATTTTAACAGATGAACAGGCATTTGATGTGGCTGCTTATATCAATTCTTTTTCTAGACCAATCAAAGCAAATAAGGAAAATGACTATCCTAACTTAGCAAAAAAACCAAAAGACTCACCTTATCCACCTTATAACGACGAGATAAGTGCAATACAACATAAATTCGGTCCTTTTAATTTTTAA
- a CDS encoding LysR family transcriptional regulator, with translation MDFDFRLKVFYVAANTLNFTKAASELFISQPAVSKNIQEIENSIGTPLFERLGNRLALTPAGKILYKHAQVILEQYNQATYEINEITGKQNGNLFLGISTTISQYVIPKMLVEFNLHFPQNEIKVTQANSKRVEQLLIKNEIHLGITEGLPDNRSLKFTPYIKDEIVLVTRNTNPLCKEERFVLNDIYKLALVFREPGSGTRDIIDCKLKEAGISLQHLHTEIILSSSESIKRYLKYSNTAAFLSIHAIQEELKNGDLKIIELEDFSIERYFYITHLVGGLAGLPLKFMNFIQQHKGKIYS, from the coding sequence ATGGATTTCGATTTTAGGTTAAAAGTTTTTTACGTTGCGGCCAATACGCTCAACTTCACAAAAGCGGCATCAGAGCTTTTTATCTCACAGCCAGCTGTAAGTAAAAATATACAGGAGATTGAAAACTCCATTGGTACACCGTTATTTGAACGATTAGGCAACCGGCTTGCCCTTACTCCTGCTGGAAAGATTCTTTATAAACATGCGCAGGTCATTTTGGAACAATACAATCAGGCGACTTATGAAATCAACGAAATAACAGGAAAGCAAAATGGAAATCTCTTCCTGGGAATCAGCACAACGATTTCTCAATATGTAATTCCTAAAATGTTAGTGGAGTTTAACCTCCATTTTCCACAAAATGAAATAAAAGTCACGCAGGCTAATTCAAAACGGGTTGAGCAACTTCTCATCAAGAACGAAATTCATCTGGGGATTACAGAGGGATTGCCAGATAATAGATCATTAAAATTCACACCCTATATCAAAGATGAAATTGTTTTGGTCACCCGCAATACTAATCCTTTATGTAAAGAAGAGAGATTTGTCTTAAATGACATCTATAAATTAGCACTCGTATTCCGGGAACCTGGATCTGGAACTCGTGATATCATCGATTGCAAATTGAAAGAAGCTGGAATTTCGTTACAGCATCTCCATACAGAAATTATTTTATCATCCTCCGAAAGTATTAAAAGGTATCTTAAATACAGTAATACCGCAGCATTTCTTTCGATCCATGCGATACAAGAAGAGCTTAAAAACGGTGATTTAAAAATTATTGAGTTAGAAGATTTTAGCATAGAGCGTTATTTCTACATCACCCATTTGGTTGGAGGACTTGCTGGCCTTCCACTAAAATTCATGAACTTTATTCAACAGCATAAGGGTAAAATCTACTCATAA
- a CDS encoding BlaI/MecI/CopY family transcriptional regulator, producing the protein MEKLTAQEEQAMQAIWNLKACFVKEILDNIKGEKMPYTTLASTVKNLEKKGFVKSVKYANANRYEPLISEEDYKETFMHSFVGDYFKNSYKEMVTFFVKEEKLSASELEEIMQMIKENKS; encoded by the coding sequence ATGGAAAAGTTAACAGCACAAGAAGAACAGGCGATGCAGGCCATTTGGAATCTTAAGGCATGTTTTGTGAAAGAGATTTTGGACAATATCAAAGGCGAGAAGATGCCTTATACGACATTGGCCTCTACAGTTAAAAATCTAGAAAAAAAGGGATTCGTAAAGTCAGTTAAGTATGCAAATGCAAATCGATACGAACCGTTGATTTCTGAAGAAGATTATAAAGAGACATTTATGCACTCTTTCGTAGGAGACTATTTTAAGAATTCATATAAGGAGATGGTTACATTTTTTGTGAAAGAAGAAAAGCTGTCTGCATCCGAATTGGAAGAAATCATGCAAATGATCAAGGAAAATAAAAGCTAG
- a CDS encoding M56 family metallopeptidase: MENILNYAIQINVLLSVVYLGYVLLLKNLTFYLLNRMYFITGILFSFTYPFLDIQSWFRKPIPSVGEIAMDWSMDLGQEVDKSVFTLNNVLILLLFIGVTILSIRFLIQMISLLRIHIYSEPAQWQSYLFRNVFIPIVPFSFLNKIYVNKDHHPEPELMDIFKHEDIHVKGLHSIDILISEFTLISSWFNPFVWLMRKAIRENLEFLTDQQVLNNGVDRQTYQYSLLRVNTGGGSATLGNQFSFKTLKRRIMMMNKKRSAKIQLGKYAFMLPIFVLTAGAFTLNKAEAKITQATDAAKEIDLEPAVSTFQSAKNTIEEAGLVQDTLKGKVIGINVKEEAVSIIGIKTDTSKFTAHGAKTNIGTSLDIKPTDLLYFVDGKEVDSDAFKSLDKNNIEAMTILKDKAVLLKYGERGKKGAIEIVTKGKKSASSISNDYKQTKTGFFNTKGDKIGLILLDGKEVTMDEVNKVPENKLSIKALSTGDYAIQQYGEKGKNGVVELRDRSRTKALRDTSVRIIFGKSNKLPPLYVLDGKIYEGDINTIKPDNIESITVLKDASAQALYGARGANGVILIVTKAGSKNNQVSEESKTNEVMVLGSGKIKKSEIDFSKKYTYMVDNQEVSLNYFTSIPENSIHSYSIVNPNQKVSKIKVDGKELEHVGTDGLVMAISKAKHDRMQSRAR, encoded by the coding sequence ATGGAAAATATCCTAAATTATGCGATCCAGATTAATGTATTACTAAGTGTGGTATACTTAGGATATGTATTGTTATTAAAGAACCTGACATTTTACCTGCTTAACCGCATGTATTTTATTACAGGTATTTTATTTTCATTTACCTATCCGTTCTTAGATATTCAATCTTGGTTTAGAAAACCAATTCCATCCGTAGGGGAGATCGCGATGGATTGGTCAATGGATCTCGGACAAGAGGTGGACAAATCGGTCTTTACCTTAAATAATGTATTGATCCTTTTACTTTTCATAGGGGTAACGATTTTATCAATTCGGTTCTTAATTCAGATGATCAGCCTATTGCGGATTCATATTTATTCTGAACCTGCACAGTGGCAATCTTATCTTTTTAGAAATGTTTTTATACCCATTGTACCTTTTTCGTTTTTAAATAAAATATACGTTAACAAAGATCATCACCCAGAACCGGAGCTCATGGATATTTTTAAACATGAAGATATTCATGTGAAGGGTTTGCATTCTATTGATATCCTGATCAGTGAGTTTACTTTAATCAGCAGCTGGTTCAATCCTTTTGTATGGCTCATGCGAAAGGCAATCCGTGAAAATTTGGAATTTCTAACAGATCAGCAGGTACTCAATAACGGCGTAGATAGACAGACCTACCAGTATAGCTTGCTCCGTGTCAATACTGGTGGCGGGTCGGCGACATTAGGAAATCAGTTTAGTTTTAAGACACTAAAGCGAAGGATAATGATGATGAATAAAAAACGATCCGCAAAAATACAGCTCGGAAAGTACGCATTTATGTTGCCTATTTTTGTATTGACAGCTGGAGCTTTTACGTTAAATAAAGCAGAGGCTAAGATCACGCAAGCGACAGATGCCGCGAAAGAGATTGATCTAGAGCCTGCAGTATCCACTTTTCAGTCCGCGAAAAATACCATTGAAGAAGCGGGTTTAGTTCAAGATACGTTAAAAGGAAAAGTAATCGGTATAAATGTAAAAGAGGAAGCCGTTTCAATTATTGGAATTAAGACAGATACCTCAAAGTTTACTGCTCATGGAGCAAAGACTAATATTGGTACAAGCCTCGACATTAAACCTACAGATTTATTGTATTTTGTGGATGGGAAGGAAGTTGATTCAGACGCATTTAAAAGCTTAGACAAAAATAATATTGAAGCGATGACTATTCTTAAGGATAAAGCTGTATTATTAAAATATGGAGAAAGGGGGAAGAAGGGTGCTATTGAAATCGTAACTAAGGGAAAAAAGAGTGCATCTTCCATTTCGAATGACTATAAACAAACAAAAACCGGATTTTTTAATACAAAAGGAGATAAAATTGGATTGATCCTTTTGGATGGTAAAGAAGTGACGATGGATGAGGTGAATAAAGTTCCAGAAAATAAATTAAGTATAAAGGCACTTAGTACTGGTGATTATGCAATTCAACAATATGGCGAAAAAGGTAAAAATGGCGTTGTTGAACTTAGAGATAGATCTAGAACAAAAGCTTTAAGAGATACTTCAGTACGCATTATATTTGGTAAATCGAATAAGCTTCCACCATTATATGTACTTGATGGTAAAATCTATGAGGGCGATATCAATACAATAAAGCCCGATAATATAGAAAGTATAACTGTATTAAAAGATGCTTCTGCTCAAGCTCTTTATGGTGCTAGAGGTGCTAATGGCGTAATTTTGATTGTCACCAAGGCTGGAAGTAAAAATAATCAGGTATCTGAAGAGTCTAAAACTAATGAAGTTATGGTTCTAGGGTCTGGAAAAATAAAGAAGTCCGAAATTGATTTTTCTAAAAAATATACCTACATGGTAGATAATCAGGAGGTTTCTTTGAATTATTTCACATCTATTCCTGAAAATAGTATACATTCCTATTCAATTGTTAATCCAAATCAAAAAGTGTCAAAAATAAAAGTGGATGGTAAAGAACTTGAACATGTAGGTACTGACGGGCTAGTTATGGCAATAAGTAAAGCTAAACACGATAGAATGCAATCAAGAGCTAGATAA
- a CDS encoding beta-N-acetylhexosaminidase, protein MFYFQKTKQKCLTVLAILLLSHQVEAQDSRYSIIPKPSELTAQNGAFSLTSNTKIFINKENRSEIQELAGLIKIATGFDLKIEPENTRKKGIHFVLDKGLKNSSAEGYTLDIKSDNIIVKAKTATGLYYASQTLRQLLPSTIESQSVVNNVQWSIPNVSISDIPRYNWRGYMQDVSRTFYSVDVIKKYLDVMALYKLNTFHWHLTDDQGWRIEIKKYPKLTSEKATIFHHTTHQPAERSGFYTQEQINDVVAYAKARHITIVPEIDVPGHSWPTILVYPELGVNNNSYPNHVFPFVSSWGYWGNQFTPNTLDPTKEAVYQFLDDVFTEVTALFPGQYIHFGGDEVRHDLWEKEQHVIDFMKKNNIKTVTELQSYFVTRVSKIITSKGRKPLGWNDILTDVKNLPKETAIMSWLGADAIKKAVENGFESVATPTDPLYFDITQADRNDGTMSDLAYGNINTLEKVYEYDPSKGLTKDEEKLVLGVQANQWTALTQELKDMNIHNFPRLLALAETGWTVKNKKDFADFTDRLEKHYDRLDELKVDYYKKDGFTVAKWSPATVTEEFKEMTIDVTKKVYTTGRVQAGFLFTAGKDFLEIDGVELLENGQVISADKHHALADKFRGTNKIKPFFFNFEVKQYNPKAKYTVRAQVRSVGGTDSNGNFTFNLSPYQPFTVAEPR, encoded by the coding sequence ATGTTTTATTTCCAAAAAACAAAGCAGAAATGTCTTACTGTATTAGCCATTTTATTGCTTTCTCATCAGGTAGAGGCCCAGGATTCGCGTTATTCTATTATACCGAAACCAAGTGAGCTAACTGCTCAAAATGGAGCGTTTTCTTTAACCTCCAATACCAAGATATTCATCAATAAGGAAAATCGATCTGAAATACAGGAACTGGCAGGTTTAATAAAAATCGCTACAGGTTTTGATCTTAAAATAGAACCGGAAAATACCCGTAAAAAAGGGATACACTTTGTTTTGGACAAGGGCTTAAAAAACAGCTCGGCAGAAGGATATACCTTGGATATTAAATCGGATAATATCATTGTGAAAGCAAAAACTGCTACGGGTTTGTATTATGCGTCTCAAACACTCAGACAGTTATTACCAAGTACGATTGAAAGCCAATCGGTAGTTAATAATGTTCAGTGGTCTATTCCCAACGTGTCGATAAGTGATATCCCGAGGTACAACTGGCGCGGCTATATGCAAGATGTAAGCCGGACATTTTATAGCGTGGATGTGATCAAAAAATATCTGGATGTAATGGCACTCTATAAACTGAATACTTTTCACTGGCATCTAACTGACGATCAGGGTTGGCGTATAGAGATCAAAAAATATCCTAAACTAACATCTGAAAAAGCAACAATTTTCCACCATACAACTCACCAACCTGCTGAAAGGAGTGGTTTCTACACTCAGGAGCAGATTAACGATGTTGTGGCTTATGCCAAAGCAAGACATATCACGATTGTTCCTGAGATCGATGTTCCGGGACACTCTTGGCCAACAATTTTGGTATATCCGGAACTCGGCGTTAATAATAACAGTTACCCCAATCATGTATTTCCTTTTGTTTCTTCATGGGGATACTGGGGAAATCAATTTACACCGAATACTTTAGACCCAACAAAAGAAGCTGTTTATCAATTTCTTGATGATGTATTTACTGAAGTTACCGCATTATTTCCAGGCCAATACATACATTTCGGTGGTGATGAGGTACGACACGACCTATGGGAAAAGGAACAACACGTGATCGACTTCATGAAAAAGAATAATATTAAAACGGTTACTGAATTACAGAGTTACTTTGTGACCCGCGTCTCTAAAATTATCACGAGTAAAGGTAGAAAACCATTGGGATGGAATGATATCTTGACAGATGTTAAAAATCTACCTAAAGAAACAGCTATTATGAGCTGGCTCGGAGCTGATGCGATCAAAAAGGCTGTAGAAAATGGATTTGAAAGTGTAGCAACGCCAACTGATCCTTTGTATTTTGATATTACACAAGCAGATCGAAATGACGGTACTATGAGTGATCTAGCCTACGGTAATATCAATACGCTTGAAAAAGTATACGAGTATGATCCGAGTAAAGGATTAACTAAAGATGAGGAAAAACTGGTGTTAGGTGTACAGGCTAATCAATGGACTGCATTAACACAAGAACTAAAGGATATGAATATCCATAACTTCCCGCGCTTACTGGCACTAGCTGAGACGGGATGGACAGTGAAGAATAAAAAAGATTTTGCAGATTTTACAGACCGATTGGAAAAACATTATGATCGATTGGACGAACTGAAAGTCGACTACTATAAAAAGGACGGTTTTACGGTAGCTAAATGGAGTCCTGCAACAGTTACTGAAGAGTTTAAAGAAATGACAATTGACGTGACTAAAAAGGTGTATACTACAGGTCGTGTGCAGGCGGGCTTCCTCTTTACAGCAGGTAAAGACTTTTTGGAAATAGATGGTGTCGAACTTTTGGAAAATGGTCAGGTGATCAGTGCAGACAAACATCACGCATTAGCAGATAAATTTAGAGGGACAAATAAGATCAAACCATTCTTCTTCAATTTTGAAGTGAAACAGTACAATCCCAAAGCGAAATACACCGTCAGAGCGCAAGTTAGAAGTGTAGGCGGTACTGATTCAAATGGCAACTTTACTTTTAATCTAAGTCCTTATCAGCCGTTCACAGTAGCTGAACCGAGATAA
- the pth gene encoding aminoacyl-tRNA hydrolase yields the protein MNYLIVGLGNIGREYADTRHNIGFMVADQLVKEANASFSTLKLASYAEYKQRGHNVYVIKPTTYMNLSGKAMNYYMQLLKVPIENTLVIVDDLAIPFGSLRIKPKGSAAGHNGLKSIEALCGGQAYPRLRFGIGDNYTKGRQVDYVLGPFDPEEQKELPQLIDHAVKMINSFVNIGIELTMTNLNTK from the coding sequence ATGAATTATCTTATCGTAGGATTGGGCAATATCGGAAGGGAATATGCCGACACACGTCATAATATCGGTTTTATGGTCGCAGATCAACTTGTTAAGGAAGCTAACGCTTCTTTTTCAACGTTAAAACTTGCGTCATATGCGGAGTATAAGCAACGGGGCCATAATGTATATGTAATTAAACCGACTACTTATATGAACTTAAGCGGTAAGGCTATGAATTATTACATGCAACTGCTGAAAGTTCCTATCGAAAATACGCTGGTTATTGTGGATGATCTTGCTATTCCTTTTGGATCTTTACGTATCAAGCCTAAGGGCTCTGCTGCCGGACATAATGGTTTAAAGTCTATTGAAGCACTATGTGGCGGGCAGGCATACCCGCGTCTGCGTTTTGGAATTGGTGATAATTATACCAAAGGCAGACAGGTGGATTATGTGCTTGGGCCATTTGATCCTGAAGAGCAAAAAGAACTGCCACAGCTTATCGATCATGCTGTAAAGATGATCAATAGCTTTGTCAATATCGGTATTGAACTGACCATGACCAATCTGAACACAAAATAA
- the pstB gene encoding phosphate ABC transporter ATP-binding protein PstB produces MTNNLYTKDLNIWFGSKHVLKGIDIEFPEKKVTALIGPSGCGKSTLLRSFNRMHDLVPDARIEGTVSIDGQNIYEKGISVTDIRKRIGMVFQKANPFPKSIQENIAYGLKLNNLDASPAVIQKALEEVYLWDEVKDDLKKPATRLSGGQQQRLCIARAVALRPDVILMDEPCSALDPVSTLKIEELIHQLKEQYTIVIVTHNMQQAQRVADKTIFMYLGEVKEEGATYDIFNNPQHEITKNYISGHFG; encoded by the coding sequence ATGACCAATAATTTATATACCAAAGATCTGAATATCTGGTTTGGCTCTAAACATGTTTTAAAGGGAATTGATATTGAGTTTCCTGAGAAAAAAGTAACGGCATTGATCGGTCCTTCCGGATGTGGGAAAAGTACTTTACTTCGCTCCTTTAACCGCATGCATGACCTCGTTCCTGATGCTAGAATTGAAGGAACTGTCAGTATCGACGGTCAAAATATTTATGAAAAAGGTATCTCGGTTACGGATATACGCAAGAGAATCGGCATGGTTTTCCAAAAAGCGAACCCATTTCCAAAAAGTATCCAGGAAAATATCGCTTACGGTCTGAAGCTGAACAATCTAGATGCAAGTCCTGCTGTTATTCAAAAAGCTCTTGAAGAGGTGTATCTGTGGGATGAGGTGAAAGATGATCTTAAAAAACCGGCAACCCGTTTATCTGGTGGACAGCAACAACGTCTGTGTATTGCCCGTGCAGTTGCACTTCGTCCTGATGTTATTTTAATGGACGAACCTTGTTCGGCTTTGGATCCGGTTAGTACCCTAAAAATAGAGGAACTGATCCATCAGTTAAAAGAACAGTATACGATTGTTATTGTGACACATAATATGCAACAGGCACAACGTGTGGCTGATAAAACGATCTTCATGTATCTGGGTGAAGTGAAGGAAGAGGGTGCTACTTATGATATCTTTAACAATCCGCAACATGAAATTACGAAAAACTATATTAGCGGACACTTTGGATAA